One Algibacter sp. L3A6 genomic region harbors:
- a CDS encoding LytR/AlgR family response regulator transcription factor produces MKILILEDEIPAYQKLLSFVNDYFEDEIPHDWARSISEGKSMLKNNTYDFILSDIQLLDGLSFDLFNDVSINTPIIFCSAHDDYLFQAFNTNGIAYILKPYTQLDFKRAIEKYQCLFKQGHYTALNQETISELKSALKEEHTSYKKRFVIKKSKGIQLLSVSEIVKIEASGDFCMATDLKGKRHTISQNLGAIHSQLHPSKFFKINRSEIISIDGIENIESHFKNRLLITVTGIKEKVMTSSSTTSDFRKWLEQ; encoded by the coding sequence ATGAAGATTTTAATTTTAGAAGACGAAATACCAGCATACCAAAAGTTGCTATCCTTTGTAAACGATTATTTTGAAGATGAAATCCCTCACGATTGGGCACGCTCTATAAGTGAAGGAAAATCGATGTTGAAGAATAATACTTACGATTTTATTCTATCGGATATTCAGCTGTTAGACGGGCTTTCTTTCGATTTGTTTAATGATGTTTCCATAAATACGCCTATTATCTTCTGTTCTGCTCACGATGATTATTTATTTCAAGCTTTTAACACCAATGGTATTGCTTATATCTTAAAACCATACACGCAGTTGGATTTTAAAAGAGCTATAGAGAAATACCAGTGTTTATTTAAACAAGGGCATTACACGGCATTAAATCAAGAAACAATAAGCGAACTAAAGTCAGCTTTAAAAGAAGAGCACACCAGTTATAAAAAACGATTTGTTATTAAGAAATCTAAGGGCATTCAGTTATTAAGTGTTTCAGAAATAGTAAAAATAGAAGCCTCTGGCGATTTCTGCATGGCAACCGATTTAAAAGGGAAACGCCATACTATTTCTCAAAATTTAGGAGCTATTCACAGTCAATTACATCCCAGCAAATTTTTTAAAATAAATAGGAGTGAAATTATAAGTATCGATGGTATCGAAAATATAGAAAGTCATTTTAAAAACCGTTTACTAATTACAGTAACAGGAATTAAAGAAAAAGTGATGACGAGTTCGTCAACAACTTCCGATTTTAGAAAATGGTTAGAGCAGTAA
- a CDS encoding sensor histidine kinase, producing the protein MNKKINRTDFLILGVYFLVSFIIQGKYYIERDALLREYLIDFPVETISVTSVIFLFTFWLIPKVVVQKKYALFIIYGVLILLIISGIDYTIGFWTGANDWAKFPKGIDFVLQMISLGTQQSAFPFALFLTKKFYEGQTEYLKIEKQQKENELKLLRSQIDPHFLFNNLNTLDALIDRDTVKAKEYINRLSLIYRYLIKTKDAEVMELSEEIELAENYMFLIKTRFATDYDFKIEKKIDIEDKFIPTGAIQTLLENVVKHNKPVDGSAIKTVIYIDENELTVVNTKSNIISKNESFGTGLENLKTRYKFLSDKEVVIVDTEEEFKIAIPIINLVEEN; encoded by the coding sequence ATGAATAAAAAAATAAATAGAACCGATTTTCTAATTTTAGGCGTTTATTTTTTGGTGTCGTTTATTATTCAAGGCAAGTATTATATTGAGCGTGATGCGTTGCTGAGAGAATATTTAATCGATTTTCCTGTCGAGACTATAAGTGTTACAAGTGTTATTTTTTTATTTACATTTTGGTTAATACCAAAAGTAGTTGTTCAAAAAAAATACGCTTTGTTTATAATTTACGGCGTTTTAATTTTACTTATTATTTCTGGAATCGATTATACTATAGGCTTTTGGACAGGAGCTAACGATTGGGCAAAGTTCCCTAAGGGTATCGATTTTGTTTTACAAATGATTAGTTTAGGAACTCAGCAATCGGCCTTTCCATTTGCATTATTTTTAACTAAAAAGTTTTATGAAGGGCAAACCGAATATTTAAAAATTGAAAAACAACAAAAAGAAAACGAGCTTAAATTGCTCCGTTCACAAATAGATCCGCATTTTTTGTTCAATAATTTAAATACCCTAGATGCACTTATTGATCGTGATACAGTAAAAGCTAAAGAGTATATTAATAGGTTGTCGCTTATTTACAGGTATTTAATAAAAACCAAAGATGCTGAGGTCATGGAGTTATCTGAAGAAATTGAACTAGCCGAAAATTATATGTTTTTAATTAAAACACGTTTTGCAACAGATTACGATTTTAAAATAGAAAAGAAAATTGATATTGAAGATAAGTTTATACCAACAGGAGCAATACAAACATTACTAGAAAATGTAGTGAAACATAATAAACCCGTTGACGGTAGTGCTATAAAAACGGTAATTTATATTGATGAAAATGAATTAACGGTTGTTAATACGAAGTCTAATATTATATCTAAGAACGAATCGTTTGGAACGGGTTTAGAGAACTTGAAAACACGATATAAATTCTTATCAGATAAAGAAGTTGTTATTGTTGATACAGAAGAAGAATTTAAAATAGCAATCCCGATTATTAATTTAGTTGAAGAAAATTGA
- a CDS encoding outer membrane beta-barrel family protein, producing MNTIIKTLIIFFISIVSAYAQNDISGHILDDSKKPLEFANVILHNAISKETVTGVISSEEGFYKFENIENGNYYLEISVLGFKMKRSNAFMLENNSETMDFILTEDVLDEIVITHKRPVIRQTAEKLIIDLEQSEMVNSNLQDVMRGVPGIIVTNNGISYAGQSNIRILINGKTTDYMDMDTLLRDMPADNIAKVELVEQPGAEFDATGSGPIINIILKKNVKLGTHGSVSTWVGEDEGFEHGTSASIASYKNKLNWQASTGYSSPTWREDLFINRSVGDENYNQATIEPYNPKTFRISGSIDYYINDKHSIGFGVKNSNTNSDRVANSANIITTASTTDFLYSENSFNRDQKVFNINPYYEFKTEGHKLTADFNYVDYKNDNRNTLASVDGSTIAYINQRYLQDGNYQIKTYKSDYVRTLSEDFKLSVGAKYSQVNTDSDLQSFSENEDGDFEFNNAASNIFLVDENIFALYSKINITEGKWSFSGGLRFEDSNTKGTSSSDNETRERKISKLFPSAALSRKINKNLAASLAYSYRISRPSYNTLNSFVTYYDPLSSDVGNENLKPSFTNKYQFNLTFDGQPFFAIAYSETKDDMFQFVSQDNETAQIERTTINLSDSKNWNFRLFGPLSFINNVEGYTGIIVSQNKFGSTTNNLNLEKWSLIWFTQASYELPWKINAEVSGNYGTGALEGGLDTDWFADLNFSLGKKFLDDKLKVNLALSKILNRGFVGVIDYNGLYAEVESNQSRQNIQLRLSYSFGSKFGKKTSRRNASEDEENRINDNN from the coding sequence ATGAATACAATTATTAAAACGCTCATTATTTTTTTTATAAGTATAGTTTCGGCTTATGCTCAAAACGATATTTCTGGTCATATTTTAGATGATAGTAAAAAGCCCTTAGAGTTTGCTAATGTTATACTACATAATGCAATTTCAAAAGAAACTGTTACAGGCGTTATTTCTTCCGAAGAAGGATTCTATAAATTTGAAAATATTGAAAACGGCAATTACTATCTCGAAATTTCGGTATTAGGTTTTAAAATGAAACGATCTAATGCTTTTATGTTAGAAAATAATTCTGAAACTATGGATTTTATCTTAACTGAAGATGTTTTAGATGAAATTGTAATTACCCATAAACGCCCTGTAATTAGGCAAACGGCCGAGAAATTGATTATAGATTTGGAACAATCAGAAATGGTAAATTCTAACTTACAAGATGTTATGCGTGGCGTGCCAGGAATTATTGTAACCAATAATGGTATTAGTTATGCTGGGCAAAGTAATATTAGAATTTTGATAAACGGAAAAACTACCGATTATATGGATATGGATACGCTGTTACGTGATATGCCTGCCGATAATATAGCTAAAGTAGAGCTGGTAGAGCAGCCAGGTGCAGAGTTTGATGCTACAGGGTCTGGGCCAATTATTAATATTATTTTAAAGAAAAACGTAAAATTAGGTACACATGGTAGTGTGTCTACTTGGGTTGGTGAAGATGAAGGCTTTGAGCATGGTACAAGTGCATCTATTGCTAGTTATAAAAACAAGTTAAATTGGCAAGCTAGTACAGGCTATTCGAGCCCGACATGGCGTGAAGATTTGTTTATTAATAGAAGCGTTGGAGACGAAAACTACAACCAAGCAACTATTGAACCTTATAATCCTAAAACGTTTAGAATTAGTGGTAGTATTGATTATTACATTAATGATAAACATTCTATTGGTTTTGGAGTTAAAAACAGTAATACAAATTCTGATAGAGTTGCAAACAGTGCAAATATTATAACAACAGCGAGCACTACAGATTTTTTGTATTCTGAAAATAGTTTTAATCGTGACCAAAAAGTATTTAATATCAATCCGTATTATGAGTTTAAAACGGAAGGACATAAGCTTACAGCCGATTTTAATTATGTAGATTATAAAAACGATAATAGAAACACATTGGCATCTGTAGACGGTAGTACTATTGCTTACATAAACCAAAGGTATTTACAAGACGGAAATTACCAAATTAAAACCTATAAGAGTGATTATGTTCGTACGCTTTCCGAAGATTTTAAACTAAGTGTTGGTGCAAAATATTCTCAGGTAAATACAGATAGCGATTTGCAATCTTTTAGTGAAAATGAAGATGGTGATTTTGAGTTTAATAACGCAGCAAGCAATATTTTTTTGGTAGATGAAAACATTTTTGCTCTCTATTCTAAAATTAACATCACAGAAGGTAAATGGTCTTTTTCTGGTGGTTTACGCTTTGAGGATAGCAATACAAAAGGGACATCTAGCAGTGATAATGAAACACGAGAACGGAAAATTTCTAAGCTTTTCCCAAGTGCGGCATTAAGCAGAAAAATAAATAAAAATTTAGCAGCAAGTCTAGCTTATAGCTACCGTATTAGCAGGCCTAGTTATAATACTTTAAACTCTTTTGTTACGTATTACGATCCATTATCGTCAGATGTTGGTAACGAAAATTTAAAACCATCGTTCACTAATAAATATCAATTTAATTTAACCTTCGATGGGCAACCATTTTTTGCAATAGCTTACAGCGAAACTAAAGATGATATGTTTCAGTTTGTTTCTCAAGATAATGAAACTGCACAAATAGAGCGTACAACTATTAATTTAAGCGATAGTAAAAACTGGAATTTTAGACTATTTGGTCCTTTAAGTTTTATAAATAACGTAGAAGGATATACGGGAATAATTGTGAGTCAAAATAAATTTGGATCTACCACTAATAATTTAAATTTAGAAAAATGGAGCTTAATTTGGTTTACTCAAGCTAGTTACGAGCTGCCATGGAAAATTAATGCAGAGGTTAGTGGAAACTACGGAACAGGCGCCTTAGAAGGAGGTCTTGATACCGATTGGTTTGCCGATTTAAATTTTTCTTTAGGTAAAAAGTTTTTAGACGATAAACTAAAAGTAAATTTAGCGCTTAGTAAAATTTTAAATAGAGGGTTTGTTGGGGTTATTGATTATAATGGCTTGTATGCAGAAGTAGAGAGTAATCAATCTAGGCAAAATATTCAATTAAGATTATCGTATAGTTTTGGGTCTAAATTTGGAAAAAAGACAAGTAGAAGAAACGCTTCTGAAGATGAAGAAAACAGAATTAATGATAATAATTAA